The Falco naumanni isolate bFalNau1 chromosome 1, bFalNau1.pat, whole genome shotgun sequence genome window below encodes:
- the DOK1 gene encoding docking protein 1, with amino-acid sequence MDPPAKEGPLLVQHSYKFGTKRWKRSWFVLYPASQHGVARLEFFDCKEPALSAERLGTRRLDKTVVRLADCTSVGPVPESGPRAGTAVFRLETSGRSYLLAAEKQQSEEWVAKLCEIAFPGNSPGDAGVAARHGKEGGREVPALEMAVNSIYYSRDEVNAFWVTVQRTEAAERCELRGTYVLKAERDSLVLKDPRTNGILYVWPYRLLRRYGRDKVMFSFEAGRRCDSGPGNFTFETKQGNEIFRLVEASIREQKAQVEENRQSCDSLDSDSPGVVLIHQALADSLSLELPAEGDDTVAPKAGLAPRPSAAAEERDAVSMLKTRTLPELPVPQAKPTVSSTPPRSPLPKVPHNVLPAEDLSSVYSEPLDSVKGFRPWTDSLYSDPVDSKPAGGARVPGGASDELKLRPLVPLYSGTYKQVRAEERSQPPAVPRQREHIYDEPEGCASRLLPSTTCIYDEARPMGEAWRTQGHDGRSGYEYPYNPSTDDYSVPAFQAKAKGPKPVPAPKPQAALIPKGAERSRDPGKRWGNAAPEKAAVKPRLNSSNNNNVEVLYSQVAKPQHMQKKEQSVDECSLSPVYEDLGEI; translated from the exons ATGGACCCGCCGGCCAAGGAGGGGCCGCTGCTGGTGCAGCACAGCTACAAGTTCGGCACTAAG AGGTGGAAGCGGAGCTGGTTCGTGCTGTACCCGGCCAGCCAGCACGGCGTCGCCCGCCTGGAGTTCTTTGACTGCAAGGAGCCGGCGCTGTCGGCCGAGCGGCTGGGCACCCGGCGGCTGGACAAGACGGTGGTGCGGCTGGCGGACTGCACCAGCGTGGGGCCCGTGCCTGAGAGCGGCCCCCGCGCCGGCACCGCCGTCTTCCGCCTGGAGACCAGCGGCCGGAGCTACCTCTTGGCGGCCGAGAAGCAGCAGAGCGAGGAGTGGGTGGCGAAGCTGTGCGAGATCGCCTTCCCG GGAAACAGCCCTGGTGATGCTGGTGTGGCAGCCCGGCATGGCAAAgagggtggcagggaggtgCCAGCCCTGGAGATGGCCGTGAACTCCATCTACTACTCGAGAGACGAAG TGAATGCCTTCTGGGTGACAGTGCAACGGACAGAGGCTGCGGAGAGATGCGAGCTGCGTGGCACCTACGTGCTCAAGGCTGAGCGTGACAGCCTTGTCCTGAAGGACCCGCGGACAAATGGGATCCTCTATGTCTGGCCCTACCGGCTGCTCCGGAGATACGGCCGGGACaag GTGATGTTCTCCTTCGAAGCTGGCAGGCGCTGTGACTCCGGCCCAGGGAACTTCACCTTTGAGACCAAGCAGGGCAATGAGATCTTCCGCCTGGTGGAAGCCTCCATCCGGGAGCAAAAAGCACAGGTGGAGGAAAACCGGCAAAGCTGTGACTCGCTGGATTCAGACAGCCCTGGTGTGGTGCTGATCCACCAGGCCCTGGCTGACTCTCTGAGCCTGGAGCTGCCTGCGGAGGGAGATGATACTGTGGCACCCAAGGCGGGGCTGGCACCGAGGCCCAGTGCAGCGGCAGAGGAGAGAGACGCCGTGTCTATGCTGAAAACCCGGACTCTGCCAGAGCTCCCCGTGCCGCAGGCCAAGCCCACAGTGTCGAGCACGCCCCCCCGGTCCCCTCTGCCAAAGGTGCCTCACAACGTGCTGCCGGCTGAGGACCTATCCAGTGTGTACTCGGAGCCCCTGGACTCAGTGAAGGGCTTTCGGCCCTGGACAGACTCGCTGTACTCAGACCCTGTTGACAGCAAGCCTGCTGGTGGGGCCAGGGTGCCCGGTGGTGCCTCTGATGAGCTGAAGCTCCGGCCGCTGGTGCCTCTGTACTCTGGCACGTACAAACAGGTGCGGGCTGAGGAGCGCAGCCAGCCCcctgctgtgcccaggcagAGGGAGCACATCTATGACGAGCCTGAGGGCTGTGCTTCCCGCTTGCTGCCCTCCACCACCTGCATCTACGATGAAGCACGGCCCATGGGTGAGGCTTGGCGCACTCAGGGCCACGACGGCAGGAGCGGCTACGAGTATCCCTACAACCCCAGCACTGATGACTACTCAGTACCTGCCTTCCAGGCCAAGGCCAAGGGCCCCAAGCCAGTGCCTGCCCCCAAGCCCCAGGCAGCCCTTATCCCTAAAGGTGCTGAGAGGAGCAGGGACCCTGGCAAGCGATGGGGGAATGCTGCTCCCGAGAAGGCGGCCGTCAAACCCAGGCTTAAtagcagcaacaacaacaatgtGGAGGTGCTGTACAGCCAGGTGGCAAAGCCGCAGCACATGCAGAAGAAGGAGCAGTCTGTGGATGAGTGCAGCTTGTCGCCCGTCTACGAGGACTTGGGAGAGATATAA